In Ignavibacteria bacterium, the following proteins share a genomic window:
- a CDS encoding ferredoxin: MMEEEFRSIRIEKEICHGCMSCMRICPTHAIRVHSNKASLIKELCIDCGECVRTCEYKAILPLTSSFSEFSKFKYTIALPSPVFYSQFGKEIQPGILLEALKKIGFDDAYDVACSSEAVSIALQEYLDSNEGPRPLISPYCPTILRLIQVRYPNLLENLIPIESPMEIAAREAKRKKMQELGLSEKEIGAIYITPCPAKMISILSPPRKKHSFLDGTIAISEIYPSILQAIPQITTKNDVKEVRGLGLGWPIVGGQVASLKAEECIAIGGINDCIRILEDIENGKLRDIQYIECHSCPNACVGGSLTIENQYIARGKVLKIVEKYGSQPCQEREYIRELYRRNFFSQLGKISASPIKPLDDDISKAIQKMKQKQKILDMLPKIDCGICGAPTCETFADDVIKGLTCADECIILTVKKFESMSGNLFETAQKHSRKIKSRWEDEKK; the protein is encoded by the coding sequence ATGATGGAAGAAGAATTTAGATCAATACGAATAGAAAAAGAAATTTGTCATGGCTGTATGTCTTGTATGAGAATATGTCCAACTCATGCTATTCGTGTTCATAGTAACAAAGCTTCACTCATCAAGGAGTTATGTATTGATTGCGGCGAGTGTGTAAGAACCTGTGAGTACAAAGCAATTCTTCCTCTTACAAGTTCATTTAGTGAATTTTCCAAATTTAAATATACAATTGCTTTGCCCTCACCTGTTTTTTATTCTCAGTTCGGAAAAGAGATTCAACCTGGAATATTACTCGAAGCATTAAAGAAGATTGGTTTCGATGATGCATATGATGTTGCCTGTTCATCGGAAGCTGTGAGTATTGCACTACAGGAATATCTTGATTCTAATGAAGGTCCTCGTCCTTTAATTTCTCCATATTGTCCGACGATACTTCGGTTAATTCAAGTTAGGTATCCAAATCTTTTGGAGAATTTGATTCCAATTGAATCACCAATGGAAATTGCTGCGAGGGAAGCTAAGAGAAAGAAAATGCAGGAATTGGGATTAAGCGAGAAAGAGATTGGAGCAATTTACATTACTCCATGTCCTGCAAAAATGATTTCAATTTTATCTCCTCCAAGAAAAAAACATTCGTTTTTAGATGGAACGATTGCAATTTCAGAAATCTATCCTTCCATACTTCAGGCAATTCCGCAGATCACTACTAAGAATGACGTCAAAGAAGTTCGCGGACTTGGACTTGGTTGGCCCATTGTCGGAGGGCAAGTTGCTTCGCTGAAGGCGGAAGAATGTATTGCGATTGGAGGAATAAACGACTGCATCAGAATATTAGAAGATATTGAAAATGGAAAGTTGAGAGATATTCAATATATCGAATGTCATTCATGTCCAAATGCTTGTGTCGGTGGATCTTTAACAATTGAGAATCAATACATCGCTCGCGGAAAAGTTTTGAAGATAGTTGAAAAATACGGGTCACAACCTTGTCAAGAAAGAGAATATATACGCGAGCTCTATAGAAGAAATTTCTTCTCTCAGCTTGGCAAAATTTCAGCAAGTCCGATTAAACCACTTGATGACGATATTTCCAAAGCAATTCAGAAGATGAAACAGAAGCAAAAAATTCTTGACATGCTTCCCAAAATTGATTGCGGAATTTGTGGAGCTCCAACTTGCGAAACTTTTGCTGATGATGTAATCAAAGGATTAACGTGTGCTGATGAGTGTATTATTCTTACAGTTAAAAAGTTTGAGTCGATGTCCGGAAACTTATTTGAAACCGCACAGAAACACAGCAGAAAAATTAAATCAAGATGGGAAGATGAAAAAAAATGA
- a CDS encoding anti-sigma regulatory factor translates to MDKTFTRTFTVVGNNFTDAGKVSTEIKMILKQLGINSTIIRRVAIASYESEMNVVMYANKADISLVVSPSEIQIVVEDVGPGIPDIELAMKEGFSTATTEMREMGFGAGMGLPNIKRNADIFNIESIMGKGTKLNITVSLN, encoded by the coding sequence ATGGATAAAACGTTCACGCGAACTTTTACAGTAGTCGGAAATAATTTTACCGATGCTGGAAAAGTTTCAACAGAAATAAAAATGATTTTGAAACAATTAGGAATTAATTCTACTATTATTAGACGTGTCGCGATTGCATCTTATGAATCTGAAATGAATGTGGTCATGTATGCGAACAAGGCTGATATTTCTTTGGTAGTAAGTCCAAGCGAAATACAAATTGTTGTTGAAGATGTTGGACCTGGAATACCCGACATCGAACTTGCAATGAAAGAAGGATTTTCAACTGCAACTACCGAAATGCGAGAAATGGGTTTTGGTGCAGGAATGGGATTACCAAATATTAAAAGGAATGCAGATATATTTAATATAGAATCGATCATGGGTAAAGGAACAAAATTAAACATCACTGTTTCGTTGAATTGA